A stretch of Thermodesulfobacteriota bacterium DNA encodes these proteins:
- a CDS encoding glycosyl hydrolase family 18 protein: MFRKLSACVLVAFLLFTSTNAHAFKVIGYFISWGESGFEETLNYEYLTHINYSFILPTHSGGISPTFGNTYQLDRLVQLAHNNNVKVLISVGGWNNGDDSAFNTISSSSGLRTTFINNIMNFVSQHNLDGVDIDWEFPGTEYSDRYTTLMAELSTRLKASGKLLTAAVWGWNTDGVAGAVYDHVDFLNLMAYDGGVPHSTYAMAESSLNYWKNRGLPKEKMNLGIPFYGSNSGWDQKNYSQLVAWDSGAPYKDEGGYEMVNGYYYNSIETVKDKTILAAEQAGGVMFWALNLDTAGSTSLLNAVHQVAPPIGSSSSLTVSTASLASGTAGATYGPVTLAAAGGSAPYSWSIASGSLPAGLSLAQSTGIISGVPSAPGTFAFTIRCTDAGGMTGTKAFSLAISAGTAKVPSYPTGLTIN, from the coding sequence ATGTTCAGGAAATTATCGGCATGTGTTCTTGTCGCGTTTCTCCTCTTTACATCGACGAATGCACATGCTTTCAAGGTCATCGGCTACTTCATCAGTTGGGGGGAATCGGGGTTCGAAGAAACCCTAAATTACGAATACCTTACCCACATAAATTATTCCTTTATTCTGCCTACACACAGCGGCGGAATATCTCCCACGTTCGGCAATACATACCAGTTGGATCGACTGGTTCAGCTTGCTCACAACAATAACGTGAAAGTGCTTATTTCCGTCGGCGGGTGGAACAACGGAGACGACAGCGCATTCAACACGATATCTTCCAGTTCCGGTCTCAGGACCACCTTTATCAACAACATCATGAATTTCGTGAGTCAACATAATCTGGACGGCGTGGATATCGATTGGGAATTCCCGGGCACCGAATACAGCGACCGTTACACCACGCTCATGGCGGAACTGAGCACCCGCCTGAAGGCTTCGGGAAAATTATTGACGGCGGCGGTCTGGGGATGGAATACGGACGGGGTCGCCGGCGCCGTTTACGATCACGTGGATTTCCTGAACCTGATGGCCTATGACGGAGGGGTACCTCACTCCACGTATGCCATGGCGGAAAGTTCCTTGAATTATTGGAAAAATCGCGGTTTGCCCAAAGAGAAGATGAATCTCGGCATCCCCTTCTATGGCAGCAACTCCGGCTGGGACCAGAAGAACTATTCCCAGCTGGTTGCATGGGACTCCGGCGCTCCCTATAAGGACGAGGGCGGATACGAAATGGTGAACGGATATTATTACAACTCGATCGAGACGGTGAAGGACAAGACGATCCTCGCCGCGGAGCAGGCAGGGGGCGTCATGTTCTGGGCCTTGAACCTGGACACCGCCGGCTCGACTTCCCTTCTGAACGCGGTGCACCAGGTGGCGCCGCCCATCGGTAGCTCGTCTTCCCTGACCGTGTCGACCGCCTCACTGGCTTCCGGAACGGCGGGTGCGACGTATGGTCCGGTGACGCTTGCCGCGGCGGGCGGCTCCGCCCCTTATTCGTGGTCCATCGCGTCGGGTTCGCTTCCCGCGGGCCTTTCCCTGGCGCAGAGCACCGGTATCATCAGCGGCGTCCCGAGCGCCCCGGGGACGTTCGCCTTTACCATCCGATGCACGGATGCCGGCGGCATGACCGGGACCAAGGCCTTCTCCCTGGCAATCTCCGCGGGAACCGCCAAGGTGCCGTCCTACCCGACCGGCTTGACGATCAACTGA